The Paracoccus sediminicola genome has a segment encoding these proteins:
- a CDS encoding ester cyclase has translation MTAEEKAEATRHVILRMEAALGENSDDMAAHFHEDFRWMGNRGCGTKPDLRSFRENWQLPLRAAFTERHYKTERFICEGDWASCFGHIEATHSGEFMGISATGKRVTIPYMDFWKVEDGRIRDNWVSVDFAAVLAQLGRDVFAGEGWEAYDRGERTPPRPQ, from the coding sequence ATGACCGCTGAAGAAAAGGCAGAGGCGACGCGTCACGTCATCCTGCGCATGGAGGCTGCGCTTGGCGAGAATTCGGACGATATGGCGGCGCATTTCCACGAAGATTTCCGGTGGATGGGCAACCGGGGCTGCGGCACCAAGCCGGATCTCCGCTCTTTCCGCGAGAACTGGCAATTGCCGCTCCGCGCTGCCTTCACCGAGCGTCACTACAAAACAGAACGCTTCATCTGCGAAGGCGATTGGGCGTCGTGCTTCGGCCATATCGAGGCGACGCATTCCGGCGAGTTCATGGGGATTTCCGCGACCGGCAAGCGGGTGACGATCCCCTATATGGACTTCTGGAAAGTCGAGGACGGGCGGATCAGGGATAACTGGGTCTCGGTCGATTTTGCCGCCGTTCTGGCGCAGCTGGGTCGCGACGTCTTCGCCGGCGAGGGCTGGGAAGCATATGACCGCGGCGAGCGCACACCGCCGCGACCTCAATAG
- the hisD gene encoding histidinol dehydrogenase, with protein sequence MAIEHLKSGKTEDARAEDDAKVRATVEATLDDIEKRGDAAVRELSAKFDKYEPERFRLSQSEIEAAMQKVGSREMEDIRFAQKQIRRFAEAQRDSMRDVEIETMPGVILGHRNIPVQSVGCYVPGGKFPMVASAHMSVLTASVAGVPRIIASAPPVNGAPHPAIVAAMHMGGAHEIYVMGGIQAVGAMALGTETIEPVHMLVGPGNAFVAEAKRQLYGRVGIDLFAGPTETMVIADETVDAEIVATDLLGQAEHGYNSPACLITNSRKLAEDTLAEIDRLLEILPTRETASASWRDYGDVYLCETHDEMLNLANDLAYEHVQVMTDRDDWYLEGMHSYGALFLGPRTNVANGDKVIGTNHTLPTKKAGRYTGGLWVGKFLKTHSYQKVTTDEAATLIGEYGSRLCMLEGFVGHAEQCNIRVRRYGGVNIPYGEPAPHRETAEQE encoded by the coding sequence ATGGCCATCGAACATCTGAAATCCGGAAAAACTGAGGACGCCCGCGCTGAGGACGACGCCAAGGTCCGCGCCACGGTCGAGGCAACGCTCGATGACATCGAAAAGCGCGGAGACGCCGCCGTGCGCGAGCTTTCGGCGAAATTCGACAAATACGAACCAGAGCGTTTCCGCTTGTCGCAGTCGGAAATCGAGGCCGCGATGCAGAAGGTCGGCTCGCGCGAGATGGAGGATATCCGCTTCGCTCAGAAGCAGATCCGGCGCTTTGCCGAAGCCCAGCGGGACTCGATGCGTGACGTCGAGATCGAGACGATGCCCGGCGTGATCCTCGGCCATCGCAATATTCCGGTGCAGTCCGTGGGCTGCTATGTGCCGGGCGGCAAGTTTCCGATGGTCGCCTCGGCGCATATGTCGGTGCTGACCGCCTCGGTGGCCGGGGTGCCGCGCATCATCGCTTCGGCCCCGCCGGTGAACGGCGCTCCGCATCCCGCCATCGTCGCGGCGATGCATATGGGCGGCGCGCATGAGATCTATGTGATGGGCGGCATTCAGGCGGTCGGGGCCATGGCGCTTGGCACCGAGACCATCGAGCCGGTGCATATGCTGGTCGGTCCCGGCAACGCGTTTGTCGCCGAGGCGAAGCGGCAGCTTTACGGTCGCGTCGGGATCGACCTGTTCGCCGGCCCGACAGAGACCATGGTCATCGCCGACGAAACGGTCGATGCCGAAATCGTCGCCACCGACCTGCTGGGTCAGGCCGAGCATGGCTATAACTCACCCGCCTGCCTGATCACCAACAGCCGCAAGCTGGCCGAGGACACGCTGGCCGAGATCGACCGGCTGCTGGAGATCCTGCCCACCCGCGAGACCGCCTCGGCCTCGTGGCGCGATTATGGCGATGTATATCTTTGCGAGACCCATGACGAGATGCTGAACCTCGCCAATGACCTTGCCTATGAGCATGTGCAGGTGATGACCGACCGCGACGACTGGTATCTGGAAGGGATGCACAGCTATGGTGCGCTGTTCCTTGGGCCGCGCACCAATGTCGCCAATGGCGACAAGGTGATCGGCACGAACCACACATTGCCCACGAAGAAGGCCGGGCGCTATACCGGCGGGCTGTGGGTCGGGAAGTTCCTGAAAACCCACAGCTATCAGAAGGTCACGACCGATGAGGCCGCGACGCTGATCGGCGAATATGGCTCGCGGTTGTGCATGCTGGAAGGCTTTGTCGGCCATGCCGAGCAATGCAATATCCGGGTGCGACGCTATGGCGGGGTGAACATCCCCTATGGCGAACCCGCCCCCCATCGCGAAACAGCGGAGCAGGAATGA
- a CDS encoding SDR family NAD(P)-dependent oxidoreductase: MTLPRTPSFRLDGRRALVTGASSGIGAACAAALAEQGAHVVCAARSADKLNEVTEEIRARGGSAETLSLDMADLDALANSLAAEGAFDVVVNSAGMARHSAALDTSVEDFDAVMALNLRAAYFLSTESARKMIAAGSGGSIIHISSQMGHVGGIDRAVYCASKHAIEGMVKAMALEWGAERIRINTICPTFIRTPLTQSTFDDPERVRWIKEKIKLGRVGEVEDIMGAVAYLASDAAALVTGTSLLVDGGWTAD, from the coding sequence ATGACTCTCCCCAGAACACCGTCGTTCCGGCTGGATGGCCGACGCGCCCTTGTGACTGGTGCGTCTTCCGGTATCGGCGCGGCCTGCGCGGCAGCGCTGGCGGAACAGGGCGCCCATGTGGTCTGCGCCGCCCGCAGCGCAGACAAGCTGAATGAGGTGACGGAAGAGATCCGCGCACGCGGGGGAAGCGCCGAAACGCTTTCGCTGGACATGGCCGATCTTGATGCGCTGGCAAATTCGCTGGCGGCAGAGGGTGCTTTCGACGTGGTCGTGAACTCGGCTGGCATGGCGCGCCATTCGGCGGCGCTTGACACCTCAGTGGAAGATTTCGATGCGGTGATGGCGTTGAATCTCCGCGCCGCCTATTTCCTGTCGACCGAGTCGGCGCGGAAGATGATCGCCGCGGGCAGCGGCGGCTCGATCATCCATATTTCCAGCCAGATGGGGCATGTCGGCGGCATAGACCGGGCGGTTTACTGCGCCTCGAAACATGCGATCGAAGGCATGGTAAAGGCGATGGCGCTGGAATGGGGAGCTGAGCGGATCAGGATCAATACGATCTGCCCAACCTTCATCCGCACACCGCTCACTCAGTCCACCTTCGACGACCCCGAACGGGTCCGCTGGATCAAGGAAAAGATCAAGCTGGGCCGTGTGGGCGAGGTCGAGGACATCATGGGCGCGGTAGCCTATCTGGCCTCGGACGCGGCCGCGCTGGTCACCGGCACGTCGCTGCTTGTGGACGGAGGCTGGACGGCAGACTGA
- a CDS encoding LacI family DNA-binding transcriptional regulator, with the protein MAAEKVTSQDVATLAGVSQSAVSRVFTPGASVSEAMAKKVRAAAEKLGYRPNVLARSLITGRTRIIGLVVAYLENQFYPVAIEHLSRALEAQGYHILIFMAENSDASVANVMQKLIDYQVDGIIAASVAMTNDLSDRCSNAGIPVVLFNRGQDGDQHSSVTSANRAGGAKVAEFLIAGGHQRIAHIAGWRGSSTGRDRKDGFLDALRAADREPVAVIDGMYQREAAADAARQMMALDSSPDAIFVGNDHMAFAVMEVLRQEMRLKLGEDISVVGYDDVPLAAWPSFDLTTVRQPVNRMISATVETMLSKIEHKNHTPRKIEIDGPLIQRGSARIPEGWTE; encoded by the coding sequence ATGGCGGCAGAGAAAGTGACATCTCAGGATGTGGCCACGCTGGCCGGCGTCAGCCAGTCGGCGGTGAGCCGCGTCTTTACCCCGGGCGCCTCTGTATCCGAGGCAATGGCCAAGAAGGTGCGCGCCGCCGCAGAAAAGCTGGGATATCGCCCGAACGTCCTTGCGCGCTCACTGATCACCGGCCGCACGAGGATCATCGGGCTGGTCGTCGCCTATCTGGAAAACCAGTTCTACCCGGTCGCGATCGAGCATCTGTCGCGCGCGCTCGAAGCGCAGGGCTATCACATCCTGATCTTCATGGCAGAGAACTCGGATGCAAGCGTGGCCAATGTCATGCAGAAGCTGATCGACTATCAGGTAGACGGCATCATCGCGGCCTCTGTCGCCATGACGAACGATCTGTCGGATCGCTGCTCGAATGCGGGTATTCCCGTGGTTCTGTTCAACCGCGGTCAGGATGGCGATCAGCACTCCTCGGTCACCTCGGCAAACCGGGCCGGCGGCGCGAAGGTGGCAGAGTTTCTGATCGCCGGCGGGCATCAGCGGATTGCCCATATCGCCGGTTGGCGCGGGTCCTCGACGGGCCGCGACAGGAAGGACGGTTTCCTCGATGCGCTGCGTGCCGCGGACAGAGAGCCCGTCGCGGTCATCGACGGCATGTATCAGCGCGAGGCTGCCGCGGATGCAGCCCGCCAGATGATGGCGCTGGACAGCAGCCCGGACGCGATCTTTGTGGGCAATGACCACATGGCCTTCGCCGTGATGGAGGTCCTGCGGCAGGAGATGCGTCTGAAGCTGGGCGAGGATATCTCTGTCGTGGGCTATGACGACGTGCCGCTGGCGGCCTGGCCGTCCTTCGACCTGACGACCGTGCGTCAGCCGGTGAACCGGATGATCTCGGCCACGGTCGAGACAATGCTGTCAAAGATCGAACACAAGAACCACACACCGCGAAAGATCGAAATCGACGGGCCCCTGATCCAGCGCGGATCGGCCCGGATCCCGGAAGGTTGGACCGAATGA